The proteins below are encoded in one region of Hordeum vulgare subsp. vulgare chromosome 3H, MorexV3_pseudomolecules_assembly, whole genome shotgun sequence:
- the LOC123442115 gene encoding DNA (cytosine-5)-methyltransferase DRM2-like — MGFPKKMVVKGIKEIGHSDGNALLELLLTYKALEDGDDLDSENSYGDDNVGDTEPDSSGSTVEFLRDMSEKDEKIKSLVDMGFSEYEANMAIKRCGVDLDLCELVDSISASQIAEDIHSRNLSDHQATDRCFNSFGGRKKARLMEESKKKRNQYGGSAEGNQPSLNGSHDEPMPLPNPMVGFNLPAARKRGYIHNLPIENRSPLLPMPPKTIFEAFPHYKKWWPSWDSRTQLNCLRTGVASAKLTERIGRAVASSGSPPSRSVQKYVMNECKKGNLVWVGKNKVAPLEPEEMEYLLGFPKDHTRGLGITERYKSLGNSFQVDTVAYHLSVLRVMFPNGVTVLSLFSGIGGGEVALHRLGIHMKAVVSVEIGKANKMIFRSWWDQTQTGTLIEIDDVKSLIDDRIVSLVSRFGGFDLVIGGSPCNNLAGCNRYNRDGLEGEQSALFYHYFRILNVVKSAMARM; from the exons ATGGGTTTCCCAAAAAAGATGGTTGTGAAGGGCATTAAGGAGATTG GGCATAGTGATGGAAATGCATTGCTCGAGCTACTTCTCACATATAAG GCACTTGAAGATGGAGATGATCTTGATTCTGAAAATTCGTATGGAGATGACAATGTTGGTGATACAGAGCCCGACTCTAGTGGTTCTACTGTTGAG TTTCTACGAGATATGTCAGAGAAGGATGAGAAGATCAAATCATTAGTGGACATGGGCTTTTCTGAATATGAAGCAAATATGGCTATTAAAAGATGTG GTGTCGATCTTGATCTATGTGAGTTAGTTGATTCGATAAGTGCATCACAAATTGCAGAAGATATTCATTCCAGAAACTTATCTGACCATCAG GCCACAGATAGGTGCTTCAATTCATTCGGAGGGAGAAAGAAAGCAAGATTGATGGAAGAGAGTAAGAAAAAGAGGAACCAGTATGGCGGTAGTGCAGAGGGAAATCAACCCTCCTTGAATGGTAGCCATGATGAACCAATGCCTCTCCCAAATCCAATGGTTGGGTTTAATTTGCCAG CTGCAAGGAAAAGAGGCTACATCCATAATTTGCCAATTGAGAATAGATCGCCTCTTCTTCCTATGCCTCCAAAGACCATATTTGAGGCATTCCCTCATTACAAGAAGTGGTGGCCTTCCTGGGACTCGAGAACACAACTCAATTGCTTGCGAACAGGTGTGGCAAGTGCGAAGTTGACAGAACGGATTGGCCGTGCTGTTGCAAGCTCGGGCAGTCCACCTTCTCGAAGTGTTCAAAAATATGTCATGAATGAGTGTAAAAAAGGGAATCTTGTCTGGGTTGGAAAGAACAAGGTTGCTCCATTGGAGCCTGAAGAGATGGAATATCTACTCGGTTTCCCAAAGGATCACACAAGGGGACTCGGCATCACGGAGAGATACAAGTCTCTCGGCAACTCATTTCAAGTTGATACAGTTGCTTACCACTTGTCAGTTTTGAGGGTCATGTTTCCCAATGGTGTTACTGTATTGTCTTTGTTCAgcggaattggaggaggagaggtagcttTGCACAGGCTGGGCATCCACATGAAGGCAGTGGTTTCTGTAGAGATAGGAAAAGCTAATAAGATGATTTTTAGGAGCTGGTGGGATCAGACTCAGACAGGCACACTCATTGAGATTGATGACGTGAAATCTCTTATTGATGATAGAATTGTATCACTTGTTAGTAGATTTGGCGGCTTCGACTTGGTGATTGGGGGCAGCCCATGTAACAATCTTGCCGGGTGCAACCGATACAACCGTGATGGCTTGGAGGGCGAGCAATCTGCTTTGTTCTACCACTACTTCAGAATCTTAAATGTGGTCAAGTCAGCTATGGCGAGGATGTAG